Proteins encoded within one genomic window of Anopheles gambiae chromosome 3, idAnoGambNW_F1_1, whole genome shotgun sequence:
- the LOC1270799 gene encoding spermidine synthase, translating into MNPSEWFSEISNELWPGQCFSVKVKQVLHEERSKYQDIKIIQSESHGVVLILDGIIQCTERDEFAYQEMISFLPLCCHPNPQRVLIVGGGDGGVAREVAKHPAVLEVHQVEIDERVVELSKQYLPFMACGFESPKLKLTIGDGFEYMKQHEGAFDVIITDSSDPIGPAESLFRESYFELVKRALKPNGIICSQGGSFWLDAGHVRETLDYCRKHFPRVTYGLAAVPSYPTGQIGFFIASLNPETEFREPARQFEDAEIDQLGLRYYTTDVHRAAFTLPRFAAKALNP; encoded by the exons ATGAACCCTTCCGAGTGGTTTTCCGAAATTTCCAACGAACTTTGGCCCGGCCAGTGCTTCTCCGTCAAGGTGAAGCAGGTGCTGCACGAGGAACGCTCCAAGTATCAAGACATCAAGATCATCCAgag cGAATCGCACGGTGTGGTGCTGATACTGGACGGCATCATCCAGTGTACGGAGCGGGATGAGTTCGCTTATCAGGAGATGATCTCCTTTCTGCCGCTCTGCTGCCATCCGAACCCGCAGCGCGTCCTGATCGTGGGCGGCGGGGACGGCGGTGTGGCCCGCGAGGTCGCCAAACATCCGGCCGTGCTGGAGGTGCACCAGGTCGAGATCGACGAGCGGGTGGTGGAGCTTTCGAAACAGTACCTCCCGTTCATGGCGTGCGGGTTCGAGTCGCCCAAGCTGAAGCTCACGATCGGCGACGGGTTCGAGTACATGAAGCAGCACGAGGGCGCGTTCGACGTGATCATCACGGACAGTAGCGATCCGATCGGGCCGGCCGAGTCGCTGTTCCGCGAGTCGTACTTTGAGCTGGTGAAGCGGGCGCTCAAGCCGAACGGCATCATCTGCTCGCAGGGCGGCAGCTTCTGGCTGGATGCGGGGCACGTGCGCGAAACGCTCGACTACTGCCGGAAGCATTTCCCGCGCGTCACGTACGGGCTGGCCGCGGTGCCGAGCTACCCGACCGGCCAGATCGGGTTCTTCATCGCCAGCCTCAATCCG GAGACGGAGTTCAGGGAACCGGCCCGCCAATTCGAGGACGCAGAGATTGACCAGCTGGGACTGCGATACTACACGACCGACGTGCATCGGGCGGCCTTCACGCTGCCCAGGTTTGCGGCCAAAGCGCTCAACCCGTAA
- the LOC1270798 gene encoding protein suppressor of sable gives MSDPEDLEDGEIEDDEEDEVVAVRRPDDPPLMPPKPVDYMEYEAGDQHHPSVASDGEGKANSKPSQQQQQQSPQQRSSKKPAPVVDDWTMKVEQSIANALIRDGVQPPMPSSVPHGHEKDDSVGHTPSSRKSRKRKRANRSEQQHQLQQQQGGKQARFDPDGDEDDVDLENEMLNVRGSSPQQAIMGRGGGGGGGAADSGRSDSEADDTHYSSDESAGGRDRDGGHYRRPRGDQHQQQRERDREREREREREREYNRKKRKQARQGRGNNNGKSNRDGRKRKRDDSDDEKHRPTGPRKMELCKFYLMDCCAKREKCLYMHKDFPCKYYYLGMKCKEKDKCLFSHGEPLADDLRAILLKHLETAPQEILGSFQRISRDSAIGMLNATHRKLQERYGGGGKHHDSKIPSLLDVVPGGGGGGGGGGHMHSPKHGSSRRSSRWEEGGRSSDGEPPHDGGDCGGDMTMQLAGVITAAQINDLEQMGIRTLDEISQLTVAQLNELGLSITQIHDLQVRALNAHRQAVANERRRPREPPAPAPAPAPAPAPAPAPPPAPAEKPKDLDLRTLPGVAESLLGSHSNEQNSSKKDVDMRVLPMGGEQQQQPVAPPPNNETAASLVLPGLVLPKPPTVDYSQYIKDSNLDEEDLDAVATASSLLNDPPEDDDDDDDDENHLKINIAEEEEEEQEEEDKKKQSDEHEEKQSDEVGGAGKEEELLLPPLIPPKIDYAQGLGDILKFGSTAVDKSLAQLSSGESPRSHRSPSPVAKEDALTDIWTPSMADSTQSSSAGGVAQSFGASSQQSTTTKASARSATATKRLGGTSIYDWCDSDAGASSPSDGGGRNSPVTSLSSSSAPFRYGSLPLDIDDPYSATTAGREASSELGFPFKSMMANYVPATEIDGSIGSHAPIHYKVYVVDVPKPNYGALRRSMVRPVGTKDPRLRRLFGLASDDDEDRASDTSDGIKSPDPTPHASPLYGSSPSVHATAAPSQPASKPAPPPVVSGGRRVDPRKRHAEMQQESAAKSVAAAAGSGNNHNHPTPQIDVQTILQKSPWYKDLGSKHKIMVNQQLAILSSEMRKYHNSDRTPEQLSEFMQFLGGNGMLQQILTYLNVFVDDSVKFCEVPVVPNMPPPALPPPNIPPPMLPIPVHVPPPLGVVLPPAGGGVGGGNGGGGLPHQQPNGPGMFHGPNGPFDQEQQHRGGGGGGGLPPSIRPGLLGVSPNMPFEQFLAMGNVNRHGDGDGGGGGGGGGGGGGNNGPLPLWVQGNGGGGGGGGGNNMRNMRNNNRIGHNFRNNNDRWNNGGGGPQMMGGGGGNNGNGGGPGNNNRRNNGNNNRRMDRKK, from the exons ATGAGCGATCCGGAAGATCTGGAGGACGGCGAGATCGAGGatgacgaggaggacgaggtgGTGGCGGTACGGCGGCCGGATGATCCACCGCTGATGCCGCCCAAACCGGTCGACTACATGGAGTACGAGGCGGGCGACCAGCACCATCCCTCCGTCGCTAGCGATGGTGAAGGGAAAGCGAATTCAAAGccgtcgcagcagcagcagcagcaatcaccGCAGCAACGCTCCTCCAAAAAGCCCGCTCCGGTCGTAGACGACTGGACGATGAAGGTGGAGCAATCGATCGCGAACGCACTGATACGGGACGGCGTGCAGCCCCCGATGCCCTCGTCCGTGCCGCACGGGCACGAAAAAGACGATTCGGTCGGGCATACACCGTCCAGCCGGAAGTCGCGCAAGCGCAAGCGAGCGAACCGGagcgaacagcagcaccagctgcagcagcagcagggtggaAAGCAGGCCCGGTTCGATCCGGACGGGGACGAGGACGATGTCGATCTGGAGAACGAAATGCTCAACGTGCGGGGCAGCAGCCCACAGCAAGCCATAATGGgaaggggtggtggtggtggtggaggggcCGCCGATTCGGGACGGTCCGATTCGGAGGCGGACGATACTCACTACTCGTCGGACGAGTCGGCGGGTGGGCGCGATCGGGACGGCGGCCATTACCGTCGCCCCCGGGGggaccagcaccagcagcagaggGAGCGTGATCGGGAGCGCGAACGGGAACGAGAGCGTGAGCGGGAGTACAACCGGAAGAAGCGGAAACAGGCGCGCCAGGGCAGGGGCAACAACAATGGCAAATCGAACCGGGACGGCCGGAAGCGCAAGCGGGACGATTCGGAT GACGAAAAGCATCGCCCGACGGGACCGCGCAAGATGGAGCTGTGCAAGTTCTACCTGATGGACTGTTGCGCGAAGCGGGAAAAGTGTCTGTACATGCACAAGGACTTCCCGTGCAAGTACTACTACCTGGGCATGAAGTGCAAGGAGAAGGACAAGTGTCTATTTAGCCACGGCGAACCGCTGGCGGACGATCTGCGCGCGATCCTGCTGAAGCATCTCGAGACGGCGCCGCAGGAAATCCTGGGCAGCTTCCAGCGCATCAGCCGGGACAGCGCGATCGGCATGCTGAACGCGACGCACCGGAAGCTACAGGAGCggtatggtggtggtggaaagcACCACGATTCGAAAATCCCTTCCCTGTTGGATGTGGTCCCGGGTGGAggaggtggcggtggcggtggtggacaCATGCACAGCCCCAAGCACGGCTCTTCCCGCCGGTCGTCCCGCTGGGAGGAGGGCGGCCGCTCGAGCGACGGAGAACCGCCGCACGATGGTGGTGACTGTGGGGGCGATATGACGATGCAGCTCGCCGGCGTCATTACGGCGGCCCAGATAAACGACCTCGAGCAGATGGGCATACGGACGCTGGACGAAATTAGCCAGCTGACGGTGGCGCAGCTGAACGAGCTTGGGCTGAGCATTACGCAGATTCACGATCTGCAGGTGCGCGCACTCAATGCGCACCGGCAGGCAGTCGCCAACGAACGGAGACGACCGCGGGAACCGccggcaccggcaccggccCCAGCACCAGCCCCAGCTCCAGCGCCAGCCCCTCCGCCAGCTCCGGCAGAAAAGCCAAAGGATCTCGACCTGCGCACACTGCCGGGCGTGGCAGAGTCGCTCCTCGGTAGCCATAGCAACGAACAGAACAGCAGCAAGAAGGACGTTGACATGCGTGTGCTTCCAATGGGtggtgagcagcagcagcagccggtggCGCCTCCACCCAACAACGAGACCGCCGCAAGCCTCGTCCTGCCCGGTCTGGTACTTCCGAAGCCGCCCACCGTCGACTACTCGCAGTACATCAAAGACTCGAATCTGGACGAGGAGGACCTGGATGCGGTCGCCACGGCGAGCAGCCTGCTGAACGACCCGCCcgaggacgacgatgacgatgacgatgatgagaATCATCTCAAGATCAACATcgcggaagaggaagaagaggagcaggaggaggaggacaagAAGAAGCAGTCTGATGAGCATGAGGAGAAGCAATCCGACGAGGTTGGTGGGGCTGGAAAGGAGGAAGAACTTCTGCTTCCACCGCTGATACCGCCCAAGATTGACTACGCCCAGGGGCTCGGGGACATACTGAAGTTTGGCAGCACCGCGGTGGACAAGAGTTTGGCCCAGCTGTCAAGCGGTGAGTCGCCCCGATCGCATCGATCACCGTCACCGGTCGCAAAGGAGGACGCACTGACCGACATTTGGACACCCTCGATGGCGGACTCGACCCAGAGCAgcagtgctggtggtgttgcCCAAAGCTTTGGAGCTTCCTCGCAAcaatcgacgacgacgaaagcGTCCGCCAGGTCAGCCACCGCGACCAAGCGGCTCGGCGGTACCTCGATCTACGATTGGTGCGATTCGGATGCCGGCGCCTCATCACCGTCGGACGGGGGTGGACGAAATTCTCCCGTGACGTcattgtcgtcgtcgtcggcacCGTTCCGATACGGTTCGCTTCCGTTGGACATTGACGATCCCTACTCGGCGACGACTGCCGGGCGGGAAGCGTCGAGCGAGCTGGGCTTCCCGTTCAAATCGATGATGGCCAACTACGTGCCAGCCACGGAGATCGATGGGTCGATCGGTTCACATGCACCGATTCACTACAAG GTCTACGTGGTCGATGTGCCGAAGCCAAACTATGGCGCACTAAGACGTTCGATGGTTCGCCCGGTCGGCACGAAGGATCCCCGGCTAAGGCGTCTGTTCGGGCTGGCAAGCGACGATGATGAGGATCGGGCGAGCGACACCAGCGATGGCATTAAATCGCCCGATCCCACCCCACACGCTTCGCCACTGTACGGCAGCTCGCCGTCGGTGCACGCTACCGCTGCACCATCGCAACCGGCCAGTAAACCCGCACCACCCCCCGTAGTAAGCGGTGGGCGACGGGTAGATCCACGCAAACGGCACGCCGAAATGCAGCAGGAATCGGCCGCCAAGAGTGTAGCGGCGGCTGCGGGCAGCGGCAACAACCATAACCACCCGACGCCCCAGATCGACGTGCAGACAATACTGCAAAAGTCGCCCTGGTACAAGGACCTCGGCTCGAAGCACAAGATCATGGTGAACCAGCAGCTGGCCATCCTGTCGTCCGAGATGCGCAAGTACCACAACTCCGACCGTACGCCCGAGCAGCTGAGCGAGTTTATGCAGTTTCTCGGCGGCAACGGGATGCTGCAGCAGATCCTCACCTACCTGAACGTGTTCGTGGACGATTCGGTCAAGTTCTGCGAGGTGCCGGTCGTACCGAACATGCCGCCGCCGGCCCTCCCGCCGCCTAACATTCCACCGCCGATGCTGCCGATACCGGTGCACGTGCCACCGCCGCTCGGCGTTGTACTGCCGCCAGCTGGGGGTGGCGTCGGCGGCggcaatggtggtggtggtctgcCCCACCAACAGCCAAACGGCCCTGGGATGTTCCACGGCCCGAATGGTCCCTTCgaccaggagcagcagcatcgtggtggcggtggtggcggtgggttGCCTCCCTCGATCCGGCCGGGGCTGTTGGGCGTTTCGCCCAACATGCCGTTCGAGCAGTTCCTTGCGATGGGCAATGTGAACAGACACGGTGATGGTGACGGTgggggaggtggtggtggaggaggaggaggaggaggtaaCAATGGCCCACTGCCACTGTGGGTGCAGGGCAATGggggtggcggcggtggcggcggaggCAACAATATGCGCAACATGCGCAACAACAACCGCATCGGGCACAACTTCCGCAACAACAACGATCGGTGGAATAATGGTGGCGGTGGGCCACAGatgatgggtggtggtggtggcaacaATGGAAACGGTGGCGGTCCGGGTAACAACAATCGGCGAAACAATGGCAACAACAATCGGCGCATGGATCGGAAAAAGTAA
- the LOC1270800 gene encoding uncharacterized protein LOC1270800 translates to MDTFVENFHLKECVERMEYLPLGRTGLKVSKVSFGTGTFSQLYGNLDEAKALEAVKHAVQRGINYIDTAPYYGQGRSEEVLGRALRAIPREAYYVATKVSRYEREYDGMFDYSAQKTRQSVERSLQLLGLDYLDVVQIHDVEFAPNLDIVLNETLPTLEALRAEGKLRFIGVSAYPLGVLREIITKAPGRFDTVLCYCRNTLFDDSLEEYIPFFREHKMGLICASGHGMGLLTNGGPQPWHPADRQLREVCAEAAAYCKREGVELGKLAMHHALQMPGPATFLAGMQTPELVQINLDAYFEGLSEKEADVLSYLKERVFPKVENKHWEGVELQQYRAAMKQAQLEPNK, encoded by the exons ATGGACACTTTTGTGGAAAACTTTCACCTCAAGGAGTGCGTGGAACGGATGGAGTATTTACCCCTCGGGCGGACGGGCCTGAAGGTGTCCAAGGTATCGTTCGGCACCGGAACATTCAGTCAACTTTACGG CAATCTCGACGAAGCGAAAGCACTGGAAGCGGTCAAGCATGCGGTCCAGCGGGGCATCAACTACATCGACACAGCCCCCTACTACGGTCAGGGACGGTCGGAGGAGGTACTGGGACGGGCGCTACGCGCCATCCCTCGCGAAGCTTACTACGTGGCCACAAAAGTGAGCCGTTACGAGCGCGAGTACGACGGAATGTTCGACTACAGTGCGCAAAAGACGCGCCAGAGTGTCGAGCGAAGCTTGCAGCTGCTCGGGCTCGACTATCTCGATGTGGTGCAGATCCACGACGTCGAGTTTGCGCCCAACCTGGACATTGTGCTGAACGAAACGCTGCCGACGCTGGAAGCGCTGCGGGCGGAAGGAAAGCTACGCTTCATTGGCGTTTCGGCCTACCCGCTCGGTGTGTTGCGGGAAATCATAACGAAAGCGCCCGGCCGCTTCGATACGGTACTGTGCTACTGTCGCAACACGCTGTTCGATGATTCGCTGGAGGAGTACATTCCCTTCTTTCGGGAGCATAAGATGGGCCTAATCTGCGCTTCCGGCCACGGGATGGGGCTGCTAACGAACGGTGGTCCACAGCCGTGGCATCCGGCCGATCGGCAGCTGAGGGAGGTGTGTGCGGAAGCGGCAGCGTACTGCAAACGGGAGGGCGTGGAGCTGGGCAAGCTGGCGATGCACCATGCGCTTCAAATGCCCGGTCCGGCAACGTTTCTGGCCGGCATGCAGACGCCCGAGCTGGTGCAGATCAATCTGGACGCATACTTCGAGGGGCTGTCGGAGAAGGAGGCGGACGTTTTGAGCTATTTGAAGGAGCG cgTTTTCCCAAAGGTGGAGAACAAACACTGGGAAGGCGTTGAGCTGCAGCAATACCGAGCCGCCATGAAGCAAGCGCAACTGGAGCCGAACAAATGa